The Solibacillus sp. FSL W7-1464 genome contains a region encoding:
- the yfkAB gene encoding radical SAM/CxCxxxxC motif protein YfkAB, whose protein sequence is MNTIFKPHDEWEPYIDIDQHGKLTLSNIEFTTTNLCNMRCSHCAVGYTLLTKELPAIPADEIIRKLDEVETLRTMSFTGGEPLLTKKGIKDNLLPLLKYAKSRGIKTQINSNLTLPMSHYELVAPYLDVMHISHNWCDEKEFVETGFAMMEKTPSVEYRGNLYRNIFDNARELSKGGMFVSAETMLNRNTVPFMEKIHHEVANEMLCKRHEIHPMYASDFAESLETIGLDEYRTVINDILDYRNKDIWVLFGTLPFYPCSRDERDIALINRINHAANTTMRNDVDGRSRMNLNIFSGDISVTDFSDDGQAFGNIKNESLTQIYKRWLDSNISKSINCHCPAVKCLGANVIVKNMYYPETEFVSGIVK, encoded by the coding sequence ATGAATACAATTTTTAAACCTCATGATGAATGGGAACCATATATTGATATCGATCAACATGGTAAATTAACTTTATCCAATATAGAGTTTACAACAACGAACTTATGTAATATGAGATGCTCGCATTGTGCAGTAGGATATACGTTATTAACGAAAGAATTACCCGCCATTCCGGCAGACGAAATTATTCGTAAACTGGATGAGGTTGAAACATTACGCACAATGAGTTTTACGGGTGGGGAACCGCTATTGACGAAAAAGGGCATTAAGGATAACCTGTTACCGCTGTTGAAATATGCGAAAAGCAGGGGGATTAAGACTCAAATTAACTCCAACCTCACTTTACCGATGTCCCATTACGAACTGGTTGCACCTTATTTGGATGTTATGCATATTTCCCACAACTGGTGCGATGAAAAAGAATTTGTTGAAACAGGATTCGCGATGATGGAAAAAACACCGTCAGTTGAATATAGAGGGAATTTATATCGCAATATTTTTGATAACGCAAGAGAACTGTCAAAAGGCGGCATGTTCGTTTCCGCAGAAACAATGCTGAACCGCAACACGGTGCCATTCATGGAGAAAATCCATCATGAAGTAGCAAATGAAATGCTGTGTAAACGTCATGAGATTCATCCGATGTACGCCAGTGATTTTGCTGAAAGTTTAGAGACGATCGGCTTGGATGAATACCGAACAGTTATCAATGATATCCTTGATTACAGAAATAAAGATATTTGGGTTTTATTCGGAACATTGCCATTCTATCCGTGCAGCCGGGATGAGCGTGATATCGCATTAATCAACCGAATCAATCATGCAGCGAATACAACAATGAGAAATGATGTTGACGGACGCTCAAGAATGAATCTCAATATTTTCTCAGGAGATATTTCGGTTACCGATTTCTCGGATGACGGTCAGGCGTTCGGTAATATTAAAAATGAATCGTTAACTCAAATTTACAAGAGATGGCTAGATTCAAATATTTCTAAATCGATCAATTGTCATTGTCCAGCGGTGAAGTGCCTTGGGGCGAATGTGATTGTTAAAAATATGTATTATCCTGAAACTGAATTTGTCAGCGGGATTGTGAAATAA
- the acnA gene encoding aconitate hydratase AcnA — MANLHNSRSTFEVNGKTYNYFRLAAIEEAGIAKVSRLPYSIKVLLESVLRQYDNYVIKDEHVNELANFGNHNADAEVPFKPSRVVLQDFTGVPVVVDLASLRSAMKEMGGDPAKINPAIPVDLVIDHSVQVDKYGNAAALQANMDLEFERNAERYNFLKWAQTAYDNFRAVPPATGIVHQVNLEYLAPIVHVNETEEGLVAFPDSVVGTDSHTTMINGIGVLGWGVGGIEAEAGMLGQPSYFPIPDVIGVKLVGELPNGTTATDLALKVTQVLRARGVVNKFVEFFGPGVPGLPLADRATISNMAPEYGATCGFFAVDEESLNYMRLTGRDEEHIAVVEAYLKANDMFFNPDLEPVYTDVLEINLADIEANLSGPKRPQDLIPLTEMKRVYRESVVAPQGTQGFGLTEEEFSKTSTAKFAEGDVEIPAGAVAIAAITSCTNTSNPYVLLAAGLVAKKAVELGIKPAKWVKTSLAPGSKVVTGYLEESGLQDYFDQIGFNTVGYGCTTCIGNSGPLLPELEDAIKSNDLFVTSVLSGNRNFEGRVHPLVKANFLASPPLVVAYALAGTVDIDLQKDAIAVTPEGKEVFFADIWPSTEEVNEVLNKVVTRELFQKEYETVFTANEAWNAIETSTENLYTFDEKSTYIQNPPFFTGLSKEPGAIQTLAGMRVMAKFGDSITTDHISPAGAIGKDTPAGKYLIENGVAIRDFNSYGSRRGNHEVMMRGTFANIRIRNQIAPGTEGGFTTYWPTGEVEYIYDACMKYKEAGTGLVVLAGNDYGMGSSRDWAAKGTFLLGVKTVIAQSYERIHRSNLVMMGVLPLQFMAGESAESLGLKGDETIDVNLTDNVKPRDILTVTATSPEGNVTEFKALARFDSEVEVDYYRHGGILQMVLRAKAAQQ, encoded by the coding sequence ATGGCAAACTTACACAACAGTCGTTCTACGTTTGAAGTTAACGGTAAAACTTATAACTATTTCCGTTTAGCTGCAATCGAAGAAGCTGGTATCGCAAAAGTATCACGCCTACCTTATTCAATTAAAGTATTATTAGAATCAGTATTACGTCAATATGATAACTACGTAATTAAAGACGAGCATGTTAACGAATTAGCAAACTTTGGTAATCACAATGCTGATGCTGAAGTACCATTCAAACCTTCTCGTGTAGTATTACAAGACTTCACTGGTGTTCCAGTAGTAGTTGACTTAGCTTCATTACGTTCTGCAATGAAAGAAATGGGTGGAGACCCAGCTAAAATCAACCCTGCAATTCCTGTAGACCTTGTAATTGACCACTCAGTACAAGTAGACAAATACGGTAACGCAGCAGCATTACAAGCGAACATGGATTTAGAGTTCGAACGTAACGCTGAACGTTATAACTTCTTAAAATGGGCTCAAACTGCTTATGATAACTTCCGCGCTGTACCACCAGCAACTGGTATCGTACACCAAGTTAACTTAGAGTACTTAGCTCCAATCGTTCACGTGAACGAAACAGAAGAAGGTTTAGTAGCATTCCCTGACTCAGTAGTAGGTACTGACTCTCACACAACTATGATCAACGGTATCGGTGTTCTAGGTTGGGGTGTTGGTGGTATCGAAGCTGAAGCTGGTATGTTAGGTCAACCATCTTACTTCCCGATTCCTGATGTTATCGGTGTTAAATTAGTAGGCGAATTACCAAACGGTACAACTGCTACTGACTTAGCATTAAAAGTAACTCAAGTATTACGTGCTCGTGGCGTAGTAAACAAATTCGTTGAGTTCTTCGGACCTGGCGTACCTGGTTTACCACTAGCTGACCGTGCTACAATCTCAAACATGGCTCCAGAATACGGTGCTACTTGTGGTTTCTTCGCTGTCGATGAAGAATCATTAAACTACATGCGCTTAACTGGCCGTGACGAAGAGCACATTGCTGTTGTAGAAGCTTACTTAAAAGCTAACGACATGTTCTTCAACCCGGACTTAGAGCCTGTTTACACTGACGTTTTAGAAATTAACTTAGCGGACATCGAAGCTAACCTTTCTGGTCCTAAGCGTCCACAAGATTTAATTCCTTTAACTGAAATGAAACGTGTTTACCGTGAATCAGTAGTAGCTCCACAAGGTACTCAAGGTTTCGGTTTAACAGAAGAAGAATTCTCTAAAACATCTACTGCTAAATTTGCAGAAGGTGACGTAGAAATTCCTGCAGGTGCTGTAGCAATCGCTGCCATCACTTCTTGTACAAACACTTCTAACCCATACGTATTATTAGCTGCTGGTTTAGTTGCTAAAAAAGCGGTAGAGTTAGGCATTAAACCTGCTAAGTGGGTTAAAACTTCTTTAGCACCAGGTTCTAAAGTAGTAACTGGTTACTTAGAAGAGTCAGGCTTACAAGACTACTTCGACCAAATCGGTTTCAACACAGTTGGTTACGGTTGTACAACATGTATCGGTAACTCAGGTCCGTTATTACCTGAATTAGAAGATGCAATTAAATCAAACGATTTATTCGTAACATCTGTATTATCAGGTAACCGTAACTTCGAAGGTCGTGTACACCCATTAGTAAAAGCTAACTTCTTAGCTTCACCACCATTAGTTGTTGCTTACGCTTTAGCGGGTACTGTAGATATCGATCTACAAAAAGACGCGATCGCTGTAACTCCAGAAGGCAAAGAAGTATTCTTCGCTGATATCTGGCCATCAACTGAAGAAGTTAACGAAGTATTAAATAAAGTTGTAACTCGTGAATTATTCCAAAAAGAATATGAAACAGTATTCACTGCTAACGAAGCTTGGAATGCAATCGAAACTTCAACTGAAAACTTATATACTTTCGATGAAAAATCAACTTACATCCAAAACCCACCATTCTTCACTGGCCTTTCTAAAGAGCCAGGTGCTATCCAAACATTAGCTGGAATGCGTGTAATGGCTAAGTTCGGTGACTCTATCACTACTGACCACATCTCTCCTGCAGGTGCAATCGGTAAAGATACACCAGCTGGTAAGTACTTAATCGAAAACGGTGTTGCAATCCGTGACTTCAACTCTTACGGTTCTCGTCGTGGTAACCATGAAGTAATGATGCGCGGTACATTCGCGAACATCCGTATCCGTAACCAAATCGCTCCAGGTACAGAAGGTGGTTTCACTACTTACTGGCCAACAGGCGAAGTTGAGTACATTTACGATGCTTGCATGAAGTACAAAGAAGCAGGTACTGGCTTAGTAGTATTAGCTGGTAACGACTACGGTATGGGTTCATCTCGTGACTGGGCTGCTAAAGGTACATTCTTACTAGGCGTTAAAACTGTAATCGCACAATCTTATGAGCGTATTCACCGTTCTAACTTAGTAATGATGGGCGTATTACCATTACAATTCATGGCTGGCGAATCAGCTGAATCTTTAGGATTAAAAGGTGACGAAACAATCGACGTTAACTTAACTGACAATGTTAAACCACGTGATATCCTAACTGTTACAGCAACTTCTCCAGAAGGAAATGTAACTGAGTTCAAAGCGTTAGCTCGTTTCGACTCTGAAGTAGAAGTAGATTACTACCGTCACGGTGGTATCCTACAAATGGTATTACGTGCTAAAGCTGCACAACAATAA
- a CDS encoding DUF2785 domain-containing protein, which yields MEDYEKIFEMTTEERKQSIQEHPSILIDLLETIGHEEAAIRDQLNYRLFILLLSENALGETVITDFVGKLSSTEGLLYKISENGTSSVFQRSYAALYLAAIVNADRQLNILTSEQLEQLAQNAVALLAKEQDLRSFVDAKSGWAHCVTNTTELINAIIAHPLYPIRFTAQILQAIRANIWKGYVFTDDEEERFCNIIQALLAKNIDEELFIEWFEQLFDQLEMVAYERGYDGLWFKARTNQLNVAKTLYFYLKFADRNEKLRSIVSTFIQRWLKLN from the coding sequence GTGGAAGATTATGAGAAGATTTTTGAAATGACGACGGAAGAGCGAAAACAATCTATTCAGGAGCACCCGTCGATATTGATTGATTTGCTGGAGACAATCGGTCATGAAGAGGCAGCAATCCGTGACCAGCTGAACTATCGGCTGTTCATCTTGCTGTTATCGGAAAATGCACTCGGTGAAACAGTTATTACAGATTTTGTGGGCAAACTTTCTTCAACTGAAGGTTTACTTTATAAAATCAGTGAGAACGGGACAAGTTCTGTTTTTCAACGTTCCTATGCGGCTCTTTATTTAGCGGCAATCGTGAATGCCGATCGACAGCTTAACATTTTGACGAGTGAGCAGTTGGAGCAGCTTGCACAAAATGCGGTGGCACTGTTAGCGAAAGAGCAGGATTTGCGAAGTTTTGTTGATGCAAAATCCGGCTGGGCACATTGTGTGACCAATACAACGGAGTTAATTAACGCCATTATTGCACATCCGCTTTACCCGATTCGCTTTACGGCCCAGATACTGCAGGCAATTCGCGCAAATATTTGGAAGGGCTATGTATTTACAGATGACGAAGAAGAACGTTTCTGCAATATCATTCAGGCATTGTTAGCCAAAAATATCGACGAAGAACTGTTCATAGAATGGTTTGAACAGCTGTTTGACCAGCTGGAAATGGTCGCCTATGAGCGCGGCTATGATGGCCTTTGGTTTAAAGCGAGAACAAACCAGCTGAACGTGGCAAAAACGCTCTACTTTTATTTGAAATTTGCCGATCGCAATGAAAAACTGCGCAGTATTGTATCAACCTTCATTCAGCGCTGGCTCAAATTAAACTAA
- a CDS encoding VWA domain-containing protein: MSENIHVIYSRTVFKSSAEQKARFNELLKMATLLNDSCMAGEKIVPGFTNIIGDCWHAFYYKAPILDENAKQRDKMQYDFVKELLKNEEYIQWHELTKGDELLSVLTSVSIAEQLLKSFEYYEEQKNPFQIEQLEAFQKQQQTPNATNDLPERREYLKQLSKTSIGMMLQENKKNIHHTKTAVMKVGTMDGKKMDQLPLSDQFKLARMISERKELHKIAELVGRFKKIATKKQKSRHAESIQHQSVSFGHELSRLLPAELGNYMLGHSKLDFLKRLSEQQTLVFNRKGKDRQGKGPIIVCMDESSSMTSIKAQSKAFCIALLNIAKKQRRDFAIIPFATNVGEIKYFKKGQAKTQDLIQFSDSFIGGGTNYELPLREALKLLKKSEFKKADLLFVTDGSSFLPSRFIEEFAQTKKQKQFECTSIVLTNLFNTVDLNVVDRFSDRVIEVNELFEAEDAFVL, encoded by the coding sequence TTGAGTGAGAACATACATGTAATCTACAGCCGAACTGTTTTTAAGAGCAGCGCAGAGCAAAAGGCACGGTTTAACGAATTGTTGAAAATGGCCACTTTGCTGAATGACAGCTGCATGGCAGGAGAAAAAATTGTTCCCGGCTTTACGAATATCATTGGGGATTGCTGGCATGCTTTCTATTATAAAGCGCCTATATTAGATGAAAATGCAAAACAACGGGATAAAATGCAATATGATTTTGTGAAAGAGCTGCTGAAAAACGAAGAATACATCCAATGGCACGAGCTGACAAAAGGCGACGAGCTGTTAAGTGTCCTTACTTCCGTCAGCATCGCCGAACAGCTTCTTAAAAGCTTCGAATATTATGAGGAACAAAAAAATCCATTTCAGATCGAGCAACTGGAAGCCTTTCAAAAGCAGCAGCAAACGCCAAACGCGACAAATGATCTGCCGGAAAGAAGGGAATACTTAAAGCAGTTATCCAAAACGTCGATCGGCATGATGCTGCAGGAAAACAAAAAGAATATCCATCATACGAAAACAGCGGTCATGAAAGTCGGGACGATGGACGGCAAAAAGATGGACCAACTGCCCTTAAGCGATCAGTTTAAACTGGCGAGAATGATCAGCGAGCGGAAGGAATTGCATAAAATTGCCGAATTGGTCGGCCGGTTCAAAAAAATTGCGACAAAAAAGCAGAAGTCTAGACATGCGGAGTCCATCCAGCATCAATCGGTGAGTTTTGGACATGAACTTTCCCGTCTGTTGCCTGCCGAATTGGGCAACTATATGCTCGGACATAGCAAGCTCGATTTTTTAAAGCGGTTAAGCGAGCAGCAAACACTCGTTTTTAATAGGAAAGGTAAAGATCGTCAAGGAAAAGGACCGATTATTGTCTGTATGGATGAAAGCAGTTCCATGACATCAATAAAAGCCCAAAGCAAGGCATTTTGTATTGCTTTACTGAATATTGCCAAAAAGCAGAGAAGAGATTTTGCGATTATTCCATTTGCCACAAATGTTGGGGAGATTAAGTATTTCAAAAAAGGCCAGGCAAAGACGCAGGATCTCATCCAGTTCAGCGACAGTTTCATCGGTGGCGGGACGAATTATGAACTGCCATTACGGGAGGCATTGAAACTTTTAAAGAAAAGTGAATTTAAAAAAGCGGATCTGCTGTTCGTAACGGACGGGTCCAGTTTTTTACCGTCCCGTTTTATTGAAGAATTTGCGCAAACGAAAAAGCAGAAACAGTTTGAATGTACTTCGATTGTATTAACCAATTTATTCAATACCGTCGATTTGAATGTTGTAGACCGCTTTTCGGATCGAGTGATTGAAGTAAATGAATTATTTGAAGCAGAAGATGCATTTGTTTTGTGA
- a CDS encoding right-handed parallel beta-helix repeat-containing protein — translation MASVRVSSSIFSRIKTIQKAVQRTTSNDEITVASGIYKETLTFEENRTVAAQNNAAVCIKGAIVIADSATVTFENMTIQPTTQIYVEGKIILKNCVIQGGRTNVLLALNGGTLQCENTAFMDATDAAVTLIYNSAAHFEHCHFENNKKIHILAENSTLHLTDCTLSKANQALWVKSHAKAYLTRVKVHHHSGTQLIIQDHALLEMKDCELMHGEGNGIYASDHSNIHLTKTSIQHHHLPQIWMQRSSLNVADCQIQYGNESGIILRDCSEAMIENSLIASHKIANVQLMLESLLNMTNCEVYSCQGVGIHIKEKSIANFNSTVFAYNVLPQLFITENSICTLKDATIQEGKQIGVYTEKGASCSIVSSTITGHKNAALTVMEAELFLLNTTIHHNKGNGILAVNHAKASLDNCHFNHNDLAHIAGKNNSTVTIYQSELIGGKSIFVMDECQLEVTESVVKDGTGIQIEMVGNTKATIQHSKISCGETNGIVAMKDTSVHIIDSQISCHKMPQIVVNDSSLVLKNSELMEGERNGLIIENHAEALIQDTFISNHMYSQIWIDSESSVELNATQIIEGHESDIFVQNKSVLHASKCIIQNAKFDFNIQAVNFSKIYLSETMVDNSFGSKFYSENNSEISSNLDEIS, via the coding sequence ATGGCGTCAGTAAGAGTGTCATCTTCAATTTTTTCACGAATTAAAACAATTCAAAAAGCTGTGCAACGAACGACAAGCAATGATGAAATTACCGTTGCGTCCGGGATATATAAAGAAACGTTAACTTTTGAGGAAAACAGAACAGTGGCAGCACAAAACAATGCTGCCGTATGCATAAAAGGGGCCATCGTGATTGCTGATTCAGCGACAGTCACATTTGAAAACATGACGATACAACCTACAACGCAAATTTACGTCGAAGGCAAAATCATATTAAAAAACTGCGTTATTCAGGGTGGACGTACCAACGTACTGCTGGCACTTAACGGTGGAACATTACAATGTGAAAATACGGCCTTCATGGATGCAACGGATGCAGCCGTCACACTGATCTACAATAGTGCCGCCCATTTTGAACATTGTCATTTTGAAAACAATAAAAAAATCCACATCTTAGCGGAAAACTCAACTCTTCATTTAACGGATTGTACACTTTCAAAGGCGAATCAGGCACTATGGGTCAAATCACACGCAAAAGCTTATTTAACCCGCGTGAAAGTCCATCATCATTCCGGCACACAGCTCATTATTCAGGATCATGCTTTATTGGAAATGAAAGACTGCGAACTAATGCATGGCGAAGGTAATGGTATATATGCATCAGATCATTCAAACATTCATTTAACGAAAACTTCCATTCAGCACCATCACCTTCCGCAAATCTGGATGCAAAGAAGTTCCCTGAACGTGGCAGACTGCCAAATACAATACGGCAATGAATCCGGCATTATTTTACGGGACTGTTCGGAAGCAATGATCGAAAATTCATTGATCGCTTCCCATAAAATCGCAAATGTCCAGTTAATGCTCGAGTCATTACTTAATATGACAAATTGTGAAGTGTACAGTTGCCAAGGCGTCGGCATTCACATTAAAGAAAAATCAATTGCAAACTTCAACAGTACGGTGTTTGCGTACAATGTGCTGCCGCAACTGTTCATTACCGAAAACTCCATTTGTACATTAAAAGATGCGACAATTCAGGAAGGAAAACAAATTGGGGTTTATACAGAAAAAGGGGCTTCTTGTTCAATTGTTTCCAGTACGATTACAGGACATAAAAACGCTGCGCTAACGGTGATGGAGGCAGAACTCTTCCTTTTAAATACGACGATTCACCATAATAAAGGCAATGGTATTTTAGCGGTCAATCATGCGAAAGCCTCTTTGGATAACTGCCATTTCAACCATAATGATCTGGCGCATATTGCCGGGAAAAATAACAGTACGGTGACGATTTACCAAAGTGAACTAATCGGCGGAAAAAGTATTTTTGTCATGGATGAATGTCAACTGGAAGTAACGGAATCCGTTGTAAAAGACGGTACTGGAATTCAAATTGAAATGGTCGGCAATACGAAGGCGACCATTCAGCATTCCAAAATAAGCTGTGGTGAAACAAACGGGATTGTGGCAATGAAAGATACATCGGTCCATATTATTGATAGTCAAATATCTTGTCATAAAATGCCGCAAATTGTTGTCAATGACAGTTCGCTCGTGTTAAAGAACAGCGAGCTGATGGAAGGTGAACGAAACGGTCTAATTATCGAAAACCATGCAGAGGCGTTAATTCAGGATACATTCATTTCCAATCATATGTATTCGCAGATATGGATCGACTCCGAATCTTCAGTTGAGCTGAACGCCACACAGATTATCGAGGGGCATGAATCCGATATATTTGTACAAAACAAGTCGGTTCTTCATGCTTCGAAATGCATTATTCAAAATGCGAAGTTTGACTTCAATATACAGGCGGTCAACTTCTCGAAAATTTATCTGTCCGAAACAATGGTCGACAACTCGTTCGGTTCAAAATTTTACAGTGAAAATAACAGCGAAATCTCATCAAACCTGGATGAAATCAGCTAA
- a CDS encoding AAA family ATPase — translation MCEQLQTIRQQLNERFYDREEEIDALLIALLSRQHLLFIGPAGTGKSVLSSMLGSIVEGSHCFQHLLTPFSTPEELFGVLSLKDLEQGIYKRNVTNMLPEAHFAFIDEIFKANSAILNSLLTLINERIYYNNGVPIPSPLLTMVGSSNEYIEDGEGLEALFDRFLLRYEVDYIREEEAFIAMLKDDTEKEVSKITLDELYEHQQKTNQVAISDTIFKVLAKMRQVLQDEGIRPSDRRFKQSLSILKAKAYLDGRSEVIREDLSILTNILWETIEQKIITNRIINEVAFDTVEAFIHRTSTEFEMIILTARNAMLQKSPFAKSELSQLLLKGKNLFMEVQNMSRQIPSRPELNSLKTEMHKQLLRITSDVIGF, via the coding sequence ATGTGTGAACAGCTGCAAACGATCCGTCAGCAACTGAATGAACGTTTTTATGATCGGGAAGAAGAAATTGATGCATTATTAATTGCTTTATTATCACGGCAACACCTGCTATTTATCGGTCCGGCTGGGACTGGAAAAAGTGTGCTGTCGTCAATGCTTGGTTCCATCGTTGAGGGGAGTCATTGTTTTCAGCATTTGTTGACGCCTTTCAGTACGCCTGAAGAATTGTTCGGTGTACTTTCATTAAAAGATTTGGAGCAGGGAATTTATAAACGGAATGTGACAAATATGCTGCCGGAAGCCCATTTTGCGTTCATTGATGAAATTTTTAAAGCAAACTCGGCGATTTTGAATTCACTGCTGACTCTAATAAATGAACGGATTTATTATAACAACGGAGTTCCGATTCCTTCACCGCTTTTGACGATGGTCGGTTCATCCAATGAATATATCGAAGATGGAGAAGGGCTGGAGGCATTGTTTGACCGTTTCTTGCTGCGCTATGAAGTCGACTATATCCGTGAAGAAGAAGCCTTCATTGCGATGTTAAAAGATGATACGGAAAAGGAAGTTTCGAAAATAACGTTGGACGAGCTTTATGAACATCAGCAAAAGACGAATCAGGTTGCGATATCGGATACGATTTTTAAAGTACTCGCTAAAATGAGGCAGGTGCTTCAAGATGAAGGCATACGACCATCCGATCGTCGTTTTAAACAGTCCCTGTCGATTTTAAAAGCGAAAGCGTATTTAGATGGGCGGTCAGAAGTGATCCGGGAAGACTTGTCGATTTTGACGAATATTTTATGGGAAACGATTGAACAGAAAATTATAACAAATCGGATAATTAATGAAGTGGCCTTTGATACGGTCGAAGCGTTTATTCACAGGACATCGACAGAGTTTGAAATGATTATTTTAACTGCAAGAAATGCGATGCTTCAAAAATCCCCGTTTGCCAAATCGGAGCTGAGTCAACTGCTCCTAAAGGGGAAAAATTTATTTATGGAAGTACAAAATATGAGCCGTCAAATCCCGAGTCGTCCGGAATTAAACAGTCTTAAAACAGAAATGCACAAACAATTGCTTCGAATCACTTCAGATGTCATCGGTTTTTAA
- a CDS encoding dynamin family protein, with protein MTERFGEQLNNFDEQNPLEQLIERLKPLHSILSRNHYVKDTTTRLKQIIGDAESQPIVLFIGKERVGKTTVINSLIGRNLLEDHPSQQTRTHTFLKYGDEEYIKAVFLNGMEVTFDIVNLSLFTISNTESAQIIRKHLNYLEVYITCELLKKVTIVDSVALEADVSNTAYFSPALLQRCDEVFWVLQAGSPATDAEVNFIEKLNKRGITAHLIVNGIDRVDGEVETFLEMEKERYGYFIGEDVPVSALKAQEARQTNNTQLLIDSRLTQLSQLMFQLIDNKQKKTRHITERFIQWLERLCVEMNTIPAREPYVSAFEYVIQHQNDSSIDAAQFQQDRALIPSLEKQYESVSKVFKEVQTLFQLLQTLENHTYLRDPFVDMYEEMAGLYQKNVRDYRKLHVEYTMEYGQIEKQFKKQTGMALALPFEESELTPLLLEQIQTLNNIHAHCEEKLMFIKKYEQYVLEKLDSVQSRLNELAENRLSTIHNQIDELEAQRVRGQSYMTASVNKLAEFSCMAEAQSFLKDAIEPLLLERVLPIKKQEEAYIRQTIDRIVTVDFTYEAPIEAEPDEMLSQLNLNGKYRLFELRLTEEDIVSDIPELPEKIEI; from the coding sequence ATGACTGAGCGATTCGGCGAACAGCTAAACAACTTTGATGAACAGAATCCGTTGGAACAATTAATTGAACGGTTAAAACCTTTGCATAGTATTCTGTCACGAAATCATTATGTAAAAGATACGACAACCCGTTTAAAACAAATTATAGGTGATGCAGAAAGCCAGCCAATCGTGCTCTTTATCGGAAAAGAGCGGGTTGGTAAAACGACAGTAATCAACAGCTTAATCGGCAGAAATCTGCTGGAAGACCACCCATCACAACAGACGAGGACCCATACATTTTTAAAGTATGGTGATGAGGAATATATAAAAGCCGTTTTTTTAAATGGGATGGAAGTAACCTTTGATATTGTCAACCTCTCGCTATTCACCATTTCCAATACGGAAAGTGCCCAAATCATTCGTAAGCATCTGAATTATTTGGAAGTATATATAACATGTGAACTGTTAAAAAAAGTGACCATTGTCGACTCGGTGGCGCTGGAAGCAGACGTCAGCAATACAGCCTACTTTTCACCAGCTCTATTACAGCGTTGTGATGAAGTATTCTGGGTATTGCAGGCGGGTTCACCTGCAACAGATGCGGAAGTGAATTTTATCGAAAAGCTGAACAAAAGGGGGATTACTGCCCATCTCATAGTAAACGGGATTGACCGGGTAGATGGTGAAGTGGAAACCTTCCTTGAAATGGAAAAAGAACGTTACGGCTACTTTATCGGAGAAGATGTTCCGGTATCGGCTCTAAAGGCACAGGAAGCCCGGCAGACGAACAATACACAGCTGCTCATTGATTCCCGCCTTACTCAGCTGTCACAACTGATGTTCCAGTTGATTGACAACAAGCAAAAAAAGACGCGCCATATAACGGAGCGATTTATACAGTGGCTGGAACGTCTCTGTGTGGAGATGAATACAATTCCTGCAAGAGAGCCGTATGTATCGGCGTTTGAATATGTCATACAGCATCAAAATGATTCTTCTATTGATGCAGCCCAATTTCAACAGGATAGAGCACTCATTCCCTCTCTTGAGAAACAATATGAATCGGTCAGTAAAGTATTCAAAGAAGTACAGACGCTTTTTCAGCTGTTACAGACTTTGGAAAACCATACCTATTTACGTGATCCGTTCGTCGATATGTATGAGGAGATGGCGGGGCTGTATCAAAAAAATGTGCGTGATTACCGGAAATTGCATGTAGAGTATACGATGGAATATGGACAAATTGAAAAGCAGTTCAAAAAACAAACCGGGATGGCGCTTGCATTACCTTTTGAAGAGAGCGAGCTTACACCACTTCTGCTGGAGCAAATCCAAACGTTGAATAATATCCATGCACATTGTGAAGAGAAGCTGATGTTTATTAAAAAATACGAACAATATGTACTGGAAAAACTGGACTCAGTACAAAGTCGTCTGAATGAATTGGCGGAAAATCGGCTATCAACAATACACAATCAGATAGATGAATTGGAAGCGCAACGGGTTCGTGGACAGTCCTACATGACAGCCTCTGTAAATAAGCTGGCGGAATTCAGCTGCATGGCTGAAGCGCAGAGCTTTTTAAAAGATGCGATAGAACCACTTTTATTGGAAAGAGTGCTGCCGATTAAAAAGCAGGAAGAAGCATATATAAGGCAAACGATCGATCGTATTGTAACGGTGGATTTCACATATGAAGCACCAATTGAAGCAGAACCGGATGAAATGTTGTCACAGCTGAATTTGAACGGGAAATACCGGTTGTTTGAACTGCGTTTAACCGAAGAGGATATTGTATCGGATATTCCGGAACTGCCAGAAAAAATCGAAATCTAA